The proteins below come from a single Polymorphobacter fuscus genomic window:
- a CDS encoding ankyrin repeat domain-containing protein: protein MDIAVNRLWLALMVVGLAEVAACRPVSRGSNMAALSIEAFASADDRAVIRAVASGDVAAAIAAAKGPPSRVNAVGSAGETPLLIAVERGDVAMVKALLAAGANPDGGPDRTPLHPATRADDMRMLDALLQAGADPSRTHGGETPLYEAALIGAVPAIERLVAAGAKVEAGNSIGMTPALTAAGADHWAAVAVLLEKGASPWTVPPSGHSVASFANTSRVDRSGADGVALAGVVARLKGAGYPWPPPSPPEIRKLRGQGQWPPRP, encoded by the coding sequence ATGGACATTGCCGTCAACAGGCTGTGGCTGGCACTGATGGTCGTCGGGCTTGCCGAAGTCGCCGCTTGCCGGCCGGTATCAAGGGGTAGCAACATGGCCGCATTGTCGATCGAAGCCTTTGCCAGCGCGGACGACCGCGCCGTCATCCGTGCCGTGGCGTCGGGCGATGTCGCGGCCGCGATCGCCGCCGCCAAGGGGCCGCCCAGCCGCGTCAACGCCGTCGGCAGCGCCGGCGAGACGCCGCTGCTCATCGCCGTCGAACGCGGCGATGTGGCGATGGTCAAGGCGCTGCTCGCCGCCGGGGCGAACCCCGATGGCGGGCCCGACCGCACGCCGCTCCACCCCGCGACGCGCGCCGATGACATGCGGATGCTCGACGCGCTGTTGCAGGCGGGCGCCGACCCGTCGCGCACCCATGGCGGCGAAACGCCCCTGTACGAAGCGGCGCTGATCGGGGCCGTGCCGGCGATCGAACGGCTGGTCGCCGCCGGCGCCAAGGTCGAGGCCGGCAACAGCATCGGCATGACCCCGGCGCTGACTGCAGCGGGCGCCGACCATTGGGCAGCGGTCGCCGTGCTCCTTGAAAAAGGCGCGTCGCCATGGACGGTCCCGCCGTCGGGTCATTCGGTGGCGAGTTTTGCCAACACCAGCCGGGTCGATCGTTCCGGCGCCGACGGTGTTGCCTTGGCCGGCGTCGTCGCGCGCCTGAAGGGCGCAGGCTACCCCTGGCCGCCGCCGTCGCCGCCCGAAATCCGCAAGCTGCGCGGCCAGGGGCAATGGCCGCCGCGCCCGTGA
- the tagF gene encoding type VI secretion system-associated protein TagF — MTPDLVPGHYGKLPGRGDFVRSGWDDATIEALDHWLADGLAAWRPDDDAAFAAAFAAAPHYSFYAPPGWIGPDALHGVLSPSVDRAGRFFFLVAGLAGPAAALWHIAVNRPDVAAAAEAAVYDALGPASDPDSLAAAIAAALPDETPSWRAALALPGDAIFWAQGDGDPLVIRGDRPDPALLAALLNVPHLGGVGA; from the coding sequence GTGACGCCGGACCTCGTCCCCGGCCATTATGGCAAGCTGCCCGGCCGCGGCGATTTCGTGCGCAGCGGTTGGGACGATGCCACCATCGAAGCGCTCGACCATTGGCTCGCCGATGGTCTGGCGGCGTGGCGGCCGGACGACGATGCCGCCTTTGCCGCCGCCTTCGCCGCGGCGCCGCACTACAGCTTCTATGCTCCCCCCGGCTGGATCGGCCCCGACGCCCTCCACGGCGTGCTCAGCCCGTCGGTCGATCGTGCCGGGCGTTTCTTCTTCCTCGTCGCCGGCCTCGCCGGCCCCGCGGCCGCGCTCTGGCACATCGCCGTCAACCGCCCCGACGTCGCCGCCGCCGCCGAAGCCGCCGTCTATGACGCGCTGGGCCCGGCGTCCGACCCGGACAGCCTTGCCGCCGCGATCGCCGCCGCCTTGCCGGACGAAACGCCGTCGTGGCGCGCCGCGCTCGCCCTTCCCGGCGACGCCATCTTCTGGGCGCAGGGCGACGGCGACCCGCTCGTCATCCGTGGCGACCGGCCCGACCCGGCGTTGCTCGCGGCGCTGCTCAATGTCCCTCATCTCGGTGGAGTCGGTGCATGA
- the tssM gene encoding type VI secretion system membrane subunit TssM, whose translation MAAVRKALSNWWVIVIGSALLVSLALFLLAGLLLPSLLGWRWWLIGLVWLAVAIAAGVRFWRRRAAQKSLAEAIAPPDRESEAVTAKMKAALAELAKRGKGALYDLPWYVIIGPPGAGKTTIIKKSGLNLVGDADAIKGVGGTRDCDWWFTDEAVLIDTAGRYTSQDSDASRDARTWAGFLATLRKARPLQPLNGVIVAIGLDEIATVSAEALDRHVVTLRARLAEIGKALAIELPVYVVFTKADLVSGFTEFFEDLSVEGRRSPVGATLPLTAAPDTALLANAYDDAVQALADRVPDRLQSDGDAVRRGAILTLPARLIDLRGRVVRLLDGVFGAGHAAPANMRLRGFYLTSGVQQGTPFDRLIGDLSTSLGRTSRPQSQGARTFFVNRLFKDVIFAEAGLAGPDPKRRRRDRMTRIATFAVIGLMTVAGLAALFWSFVNNRAGQDATAAAAASLAQTAQGLDAGDRVAVTAPLDEVLPLLDGLAATLPYGAAGTPPSPGGLGLYRTRLDGESHRAYADALQRYLLPRLILAAESALRDARDEPVASYEPLKVYLMLGNAAGTRRDNAYILQWLEGDLNNRTMPGPEAEAARGRILVHAKALLADQGRFGRQIAGPLLDAGLVERAQAAVAAMSPADRALALLKQQVSGPESRLVGKALLPGEAEAFGNPADLRAATIPFLFTKAGFQTGFIPRAGQIGALLDKDRWMLGTSAAAQAPLDPQALGAAYAAEYTRRWNDVLALPQPANYAAQPVTLARLANPGGSPLKKLTDEIVANTSGLMPTAKSGNARADAAIGAIAGQARGGPSMTAAATIESNFQMLRQYAGGTGVGITGLLTALGDYQKAVAQAAAGGGGGGGGGGAAAGGGGAAALAGAAVALKVAAANAAAAAPGLASFVDRIASGSSAAAETSRTAELRAAFAAGPAPQCAAVIGTGFPFGTGADLQPMDVTRAAGAMTAFADGPLQPYLRRTTSATRPGWGWVSNEPAVASFQPASARAFERAAEAQALVGGNLVLGLAAGPGVAGPVDLKLSGVPLTLAPTAPAQRFNWSYGGLQSAAITAAGAEVARGDGPWALFRLLAKARKQDLGKGQYRFTFNPTTVLDVSILGGPDPFAADGVFALRCPARL comes from the coding sequence ATGGCCGCCGTGCGCAAGGCACTTTCCAACTGGTGGGTCATCGTCATCGGCAGTGCGCTGCTGGTCTCGCTGGCGCTGTTCCTTCTCGCCGGGCTGCTGCTGCCGTCGCTGCTCGGCTGGCGCTGGTGGCTGATCGGGCTTGTTTGGCTGGCGGTCGCCATCGCCGCCGGCGTCCGCTTCTGGCGGCGCCGCGCCGCACAGAAAAGCCTCGCCGAAGCGATCGCGCCGCCCGATCGCGAATCCGAAGCGGTCACCGCCAAGATGAAGGCCGCGCTGGCCGAACTCGCCAAGCGCGGCAAGGGCGCGCTCTACGACCTGCCCTGGTATGTCATCATCGGGCCACCCGGCGCCGGCAAGACGACGATCATCAAGAAGTCCGGCCTCAACCTCGTCGGCGACGCCGACGCGATAAAGGGCGTCGGCGGCACGCGCGATTGCGACTGGTGGTTCACCGACGAGGCCGTGCTCATCGATACCGCCGGCCGCTACACCAGCCAGGACAGCGATGCATCGCGCGACGCCCGCACCTGGGCCGGCTTCCTCGCCACGCTGCGCAAGGCGCGGCCGCTGCAACCGCTCAACGGCGTCATCGTCGCCATTGGGCTCGACGAGATCGCCACCGTGTCGGCAGAAGCGCTCGACCGCCATGTCGTCACGCTGCGCGCCCGCCTCGCCGAAATCGGCAAGGCACTGGCCATCGAACTGCCGGTCTATGTCGTCTTTACCAAGGCCGATCTGGTGTCGGGCTTTACCGAATTCTTCGAAGATCTCAGCGTCGAGGGCCGGCGCTCGCCGGTCGGCGCCACCCTGCCGCTCACCGCCGCTCCCGACACGGCGCTGCTCGCCAATGCCTATGACGACGCCGTCCAGGCGCTGGCCGACCGGGTGCCGGACCGGTTGCAGTCGGATGGCGACGCCGTGCGCCGCGGTGCCATCCTCACCCTGCCGGCACGGCTGATCGACCTGCGCGGCCGCGTCGTCCGCCTGCTCGATGGCGTCTTCGGCGCCGGCCATGCCGCACCGGCCAACATGCGGCTGCGGGGTTTCTATCTCACCAGCGGCGTCCAGCAGGGCACGCCGTTCGACCGGCTGATCGGCGATCTGTCGACCAGCCTCGGCCGCACCTCGCGCCCGCAATCGCAGGGCGCGCGGACCTTCTTCGTCAACCGCCTGTTCAAGGATGTCATCTTCGCCGAAGCCGGCCTCGCCGGGCCCGACCCGAAGCGCCGCCGGCGCGACCGGATGACCCGCATCGCGACCTTTGCCGTCATCGGCCTGATGACGGTCGCAGGTCTTGCGGCACTGTTCTGGAGCTTCGTCAACAACCGTGCCGGCCAGGATGCCACCGCCGCCGCCGCCGCCAGCCTGGCGCAAACCGCGCAAGGTCTCGACGCCGGAGATCGCGTCGCCGTCACCGCGCCGCTCGATGAGGTGCTGCCGCTGCTCGATGGCCTCGCTGCAACGCTGCCCTATGGCGCTGCCGGCACGCCGCCCAGCCCCGGCGGCCTCGGCCTCTATCGCACCCGTCTCGATGGCGAGAGCCATCGCGCCTATGCCGATGCGCTGCAACGCTATCTGCTGCCACGCCTCATCCTCGCCGCCGAAAGCGCGCTGCGCGACGCCCGCGACGAACCCGTCGCCAGCTATGAACCGCTCAAGGTCTATCTGATGCTCGGCAACGCCGCCGGCACGCGGCGCGACAACGCCTATATCCTGCAATGGCTCGAAGGCGACCTCAACAACCGCACCATGCCGGGGCCGGAAGCGGAGGCGGCGCGGGGCCGCATCCTCGTCCATGCCAAGGCGCTGCTCGCCGACCAGGGCCGCTTCGGCCGCCAGATCGCCGGGCCGCTGCTCGATGCCGGCCTTGTCGAACGCGCCCAGGCGGCCGTTGCCGCCATGTCGCCCGCCGACCGGGCGCTGGCGCTGCTCAAGCAGCAGGTGTCGGGCCCCGAATCGCGGCTGGTCGGCAAGGCGCTGCTGCCCGGCGAGGCCGAGGCGTTCGGCAACCCCGCCGACCTGCGTGCCGCGACCATCCCGTTCCTGTTCACCAAGGCGGGGTTTCAGACCGGCTTCATCCCCCGCGCCGGCCAGATCGGGGCGCTGCTGGACAAGGATCGCTGGATGCTCGGCACCAGCGCCGCGGCGCAGGCGCCGCTCGACCCGCAGGCACTCGGCGCCGCCTATGCCGCCGAATACACCCGCCGCTGGAACGACGTGCTGGCGCTGCCGCAACCTGCCAATTACGCGGCGCAGCCGGTGACGCTGGCACGGCTTGCCAACCCCGGCGGGTCACCGCTGAAGAAATTGACCGATGAAATCGTCGCCAACACCAGCGGGCTGATGCCGACGGCCAAATCGGGCAACGCGCGCGCGGATGCCGCCATCGGCGCCATCGCCGGCCAGGCGCGCGGCGGTCCATCGATGACGGCGGCCGCCACGATCGAAAGCAATTTCCAGATGCTGCGCCAATATGCCGGCGGCACCGGCGTCGGCATCACCGGCCTGCTGACCGCACTCGGCGACTATCAGAAGGCCGTCGCCCAGGCCGCAGCCGGCGGGGGCGGGGGCGGGGGCGGGGGCGGCGCAGCCGCGGGTGGCGGTGGTGCAGCCGCACTCGCCGGTGCCGCCGTCGCCCTCAAGGTCGCGGCCGCCAATGCCGCGGCCGCGGCGCCTGGCCTTGCCAGCTTTGTCGATCGCATCGCCAGTGGCAGCAGTGCCGCTGCCGAAACCAGCCGCACCGCCGAACTGCGCGCCGCCTTTGCCGCCGGCCCCGCGCCGCAATGCGCCGCTGTCATCGGCACGGGCTTTCCCTTCGGAACCGGCGCCGACCTGCAGCCGATGGACGTGACCCGCGCTGCCGGCGCGATGACCGCCTTCGCCGATGGCCCCCTGCAACCCTATCTGCGCCGCACCACCAGCGCGACCCGCCCGGGCTGGGGCTGGGTGTCGAACGAGCCGGCGGTTGCCAGCTTCCAGCCCGCCAGCGCCCGCGCCTTCGAACGTGCCGCCGAAGCGCAGGCGCTGGTCGGCGGCAACCTTGTCCTCGGCCTCGCCGCGGGCCCCGGCGTTGCCGGCCCCGTCGATCTCAAGCTGTCGGGCGTCCCGCTCACCCTTGCGCCCACCGCCCCGGCGCAGCGCTTCAACTGGAGCTATGGCGGGTTGCAGAGCGCCGCGATCACCGCCGCAGGCGCCGAAGTCGCGCGCGGCGATGGCCCCTGGGCGCTATTCCGCCTGCTCGCCAAGGCGCGCAAGCAGGACCTCGGCAAGGGCCAGTATCGCTTCACCTTCAACCCGACGACGGTGCTCGACGTGTCGATCCTGGGCGGTCCCGATCCCTTCGCCGCAGATGGCGTCTTTGCCCTGCGCTGCCCGGCACGCCTGTGA
- a CDS encoding serine/threonine-protein kinase, whose amino-acid sequence MTEDPDTPKRTVFIRPGDRVPPHASVPPADASKPPPERPAEPPLRPAPPPPTGTQRFGMAGLLVGATLNDNYQVTRYITQGGMGEIYEGRQIRGNVKVAIKVILPQFAADPEFYTLLEREADLLATLGHDAIVKFRGLSHDPRSQVDYLTLEYVHGPSLEDQMDHGAVDAQQCRFLLRRLASGLDAAHDKGVYHRDLSPDNILLRDGKIERATIIDFGIAKDSDTSKKTVIGAGFGGKLGFAAPEAFGLFGRQIGPWTDIYSLALVVAAAARGKVIDMGTATPIDAIQARQAVPALDGVEPWLAAVLARMLEPDPANRMRSMASVIAAVDTLPAVGTPFDADTAQDLIAAAAAGARETTVPPGPAAFVRVEPPRETSDLKLVRADATPAAEPAAPRSKLPLVIGGGVALAAVAGLAILFTGGKDNADPEAAATAATSPAALDWPAARAALAALPCSDIRAVPPGPGATSLAVTGWMAAGTSVPATAGGYRLDSSAVMAVSPAPSPETCAIIGRVRQAAGDAGVQGNLKMPGETVWKFAQLQDVGGYLQMPIGLGTLGKPLYIVNIDDGQTDPVKRVSAGQVPAGTAAFPYQGRQPVRYLQFFLSAPTLPDNGAETGSGAAVSRACASGCESTSGWVILQ is encoded by the coding sequence ATGACCGAAGATCCCGACACCCCCAAGCGCACCGTTTTCATCCGGCCGGGCGACCGCGTGCCGCCGCACGCCTCGGTGCCGCCCGCGGATGCCTCCAAACCACCCCCGGAACGCCCCGCCGAACCACCGCTGCGACCCGCGCCGCCGCCGCCGACCGGCACCCAGCGCTTCGGCATGGCCGGGCTGCTCGTCGGCGCGACGCTCAACGACAATTACCAAGTCACCCGCTACATCACCCAGGGCGGCATGGGCGAAATCTACGAAGGCCGGCAGATCCGCGGCAACGTCAAGGTCGCCATCAAGGTCATCCTGCCGCAATTCGCGGCCGACCCCGAATTCTACACCCTGCTCGAACGCGAGGCGGACCTGCTCGCCACGCTGGGCCATGACGCCATCGTCAAGTTCCGCGGCCTGTCGCACGATCCGCGCTCGCAGGTCGATTATCTGACGCTCGAATATGTCCATGGGCCGAGCCTGGAAGATCAGATGGACCATGGCGCAGTCGATGCGCAGCAGTGCCGCTTCCTGCTGCGCCGCCTCGCCTCCGGCCTCGACGCCGCGCACGACAAGGGCGTCTATCATCGCGATCTGTCGCCCGACAACATCCTGCTGCGCGACGGCAAGATCGAACGCGCCACGATCATCGATTTCGGCATCGCCAAGGATTCGGACACGTCGAAAAAGACCGTCATCGGCGCCGGTTTCGGCGGCAAGCTGGGCTTTGCAGCGCCCGAGGCCTTTGGCCTGTTCGGCCGCCAGATCGGCCCCTGGACCGACATCTACAGCCTGGCGCTGGTCGTCGCTGCCGCGGCGCGCGGCAAGGTGATCGACATGGGCACCGCCACCCCGATCGACGCCATCCAGGCCCGGCAGGCCGTGCCGGCGCTCGACGGCGTCGAACCCTGGCTCGCCGCGGTCCTGGCGCGCATGCTGGAACCAGACCCCGCCAACCGCATGCGGTCGATGGCATCGGTCATCGCCGCCGTCGACACGCTGCCGGCGGTCGGCACGCCGTTCGACGCCGACACGGCGCAGGACCTCATCGCCGCCGCGGCGGCGGGCGCGCGCGAGACGACGGTTCCACCCGGGCCCGCCGCCTTCGTGCGCGTCGAGCCGCCGCGCGAAACAAGCGATCTCAAGCTCGTGCGCGCCGATGCGACGCCCGCCGCCGAACCCGCGGCGCCCAGGTCGAAACTGCCGCTGGTCATCGGCGGCGGCGTTGCACTGGCGGCGGTCGCCGGCCTCGCCATCCTGTTCACCGGGGGCAAGGACAACGCCGATCCGGAAGCCGCCGCAACTGCCGCCACCAGCCCCGCCGCGCTCGACTGGCCCGCGGCCCGCGCCGCGCTCGCCGCGCTGCCGTGCAGCGACATCCGCGCCGTGCCGCCGGGGCCGGGGGCGACCAGCCTCGCCGTCACCGGCTGGATGGCGGCGGGCACCAGCGTTCCGGCAACGGCCGGCGGTTACCGGCTGGACAGTTCGGCCGTGATGGCGGTGTCGCCCGCGCCTTCGCCCGAAACCTGCGCCATCATCGGCCGGGTCCGCCAGGCGGCCGGCGACGCCGGCGTGCAGGGCAATCTCAAGATGCCCGGGGAGACGGTCTGGAAGTTCGCGCAGTTGCAGGACGTCGGCGGCTATCTGCAGATGCCGATCGGCCTCGGCACGCTCGGCAAGCCGCTCTACATTGTCAACATCGACGACGGCCAGACCGACCCCGTCAAGCGGGTCAGCGCCGGCCAGGTCCCCGCCGGCACCGCCGCCTTCCCCTATCAGGGCCGGCAGCCGGTCCGCTATCTGCAGTTCTTCCTGTCGGCACCGACGCTGCCCGACAATGGCGCGGAAACCGGCAGCGGCGCCGCCGTCAGCCGCGCCTGCGCGTCCGGCTGCGAATCCACCAGCGGCTGGGTGATCCTGCAATAG
- a CDS encoding PP2C family protein-serine/threonine phosphatase, protein MTRFRIRSAAATHVGAVRTVNEDSILSRDDLCLWVVADGMGGHANGQWASTTLVETIDAVQLGDDDPYPHLLGALYAGNGAIVRAGAANCASMGTTVVVLHLGDREVTGLWVGDSRIYRRRDGVLSQLTRDHSMVQELVDRGSIAADEAETHPMAHVLSRAVGMDEELSHDAFRDEAAIGDVYLLCSDGLSKVLTHDAIDARLAASPARAVEGLIADTLAAGAPDNVSVIVVSLEQATMIAPASGVQAVDQ, encoded by the coding sequence ATGACGCGCTTTCGCATCCGCTCGGCTGCCGCCACCCATGTCGGCGCGGTGCGCACCGTCAACGAGGATTCGATTCTCAGCCGCGACGACCTCTGCCTCTGGGTCGTCGCCGATGGCATGGGGGGCCACGCCAACGGCCAATGGGCTTCGACGACGCTCGTCGAAACCATCGATGCCGTCCAGCTCGGCGACGACGACCCCTATCCGCACCTGCTCGGCGCCCTGTACGCCGGCAACGGCGCCATCGTCCGTGCCGGCGCCGCCAATTGCGCGTCGATGGGCACCACGGTTGTCGTGCTGCATCTGGGCGATCGCGAAGTCACCGGCCTGTGGGTCGGGGACAGCCGCATCTACCGCCGCCGCGACGGCGTTCTCAGCCAGTTGACGCGCGATCACAGCATGGTTCAGGAACTTGTCGATCGCGGCAGCATCGCCGCCGACGAAGCCGAAACCCACCCCATGGCGCACGTCCTCAGCCGGGCTGTCGGAATGGACGAGGAACTGTCCCACGATGCCTTCCGCGACGAAGCCGCCATCGGCGACGTCTATCTGCTGTGCAGCGACGGCCTGTCGAAGGTGCTGACCCATGACGCCATCGACGCCCGGCTGGCCGCCAGCCCGGCGCGGGCGGTGGAAGGCCTCATCGCCGACACGCTCGCGGCCGGCGCTCCCGACAATGTATCGGTCATCGTCGTCAGCCTCGAACAGGCGACGATGATCGCTCCGGCTTCCGGCGTACAGGCAGTTGACCAATGA
- the tagH gene encoding type VI secretion system-associated FHA domain protein TagH yields the protein MSLRLTIENVASLTSGDPVVKALDGHGLVIGRAGHVDWTLPDPQALISSVHCEVDYRDGSYWLTDRSTNGTYVNGAPDRLAAPWQLQDGDLVSIGHYAVRVALDTGVQPGSAGGGAVPTGASLWGRYDEQPDRSAATDAFGRPGRSAIFSSGDRPVEDGFRPPEAVATAVDMFGLGVPPVPAGFAPPAPPAPAAGPAGSDIFGLGGSAATPAPSAWGPAVTPVPAPPVAANPASIWGTLTAQAPVDFTPPAPAMIAAEPVPAVTAAPAPAGNDGALFARFLAGAGLRPRDVDDVPPESVLAAAGELLRQTADGLIQLLYARARLRNQFGVGAEVTTFQRDGNNPLKWTRSAEEALRQIVGKPDRGFLPGPLAVRGAFEDLQAHELALMAAMQEALKDTIQRFSPAAIRARPGRTGLLSRLLPQARDAALWQAYEAEFRAMADETEAAYLDVFAKNFKKAYARNLARVDQRDT from the coding sequence CGCAGGCGCTGATCTCGTCGGTGCATTGCGAAGTCGATTATCGCGATGGCAGCTATTGGCTGACCGACCGCAGCACCAACGGCACCTATGTCAACGGCGCGCCCGACCGGCTGGCGGCGCCGTGGCAATTGCAGGACGGTGATCTGGTCAGCATCGGCCATTATGCGGTGCGCGTGGCGCTCGACACCGGCGTGCAGCCGGGGTCGGCCGGGGGCGGCGCGGTGCCGACGGGCGCCAGCCTGTGGGGCCGGTATGACGAACAGCCCGACCGGTCGGCGGCAACCGATGCCTTCGGGCGTCCGGGCCGCAGCGCGATCTTTTCGTCGGGCGACCGCCCGGTCGAAGACGGTTTCCGGCCGCCCGAAGCGGTGGCGACCGCGGTCGACATGTTCGGGTTGGGGGTGCCGCCGGTGCCCGCCGGCTTCGCGCCGCCGGCGCCGCCCGCACCCGCCGCAGGTCCGGCCGGTAGTGACATCTTCGGGTTGGGTGGTAGTGCGGCAACGCCCGCCCCATCGGCCTGGGGTCCGGCAGTGACGCCGGTTCCGGCGCCGCCGGTCGCGGCCAACCCGGCGAGCATCTGGGGAACGCTTACCGCACAGGCACCGGTCGACTTCACGCCGCCGGCGCCGGCCATGATCGCCGCCGAACCGGTGCCGGCGGTGACGGCGGCGCCGGCGCCGGCGGGCAATGACGGCGCCTTGTTCGCGCGCTTCCTCGCCGGTGCGGGATTGCGGCCGCGCGATGTCGACGACGTCCCGCCTGAATCGGTGCTGGCAGCCGCGGGCGAATTGCTGCGGCAGACCGCCGACGGGCTGATCCAGCTGCTTTATGCCCGGGCGCGGCTGCGCAACCAGTTCGGTGTCGGCGCCGAGGTGACGACCTTCCAGCGCGACGGCAACAACCCGCTGAAATGGACGCGATCGGCGGAAGAAGCGCTGCGCCAGATCGTCGGCAAGCCCGACCGCGGCTTCCTGCCCGGCCCGCTGGCGGTGCGCGGTGCCTTCGAGGACCTGCAGGCGCACGAGCTGGCATTGATGGCGGCGATGCAGGAGGCGTTGAAGGATACCATCCAGCGGTTTTCGCCGGCCGCCATCCGGGCGCGGCCGGGGCGCACCGGGCTGCTGTCACGGCTGCTGCCGCAGGCGCGCGATGCGGCATTGTGGCAAGCCTATGAGGCTGAATTCCGCGCCATGGCGGACGAGACAGAAGCCGCCTATCTCGATGTCTTCGCAAAGAATTTCAAGAAAGCCTATGCGCGCAACCTGGCGCGCGTCGACCAGCGCGACACCTAG
- a CDS encoding PAAR domain-containing protein yields the protein MGKPAARVTDLHVCPMVTGVVPHVGGPILPPAMPTVLTGSLPQARMGDMCVCVGPVDTIIMGSPTVLVGGKMAARIGDPTSHGGVITLGMFTVLIGEAAGGGGGGGGGASAGGGPAGGAGGALAAMAAGLGAAGVAPPVVAPPSSACMELAVASDRAMLAEHTYGRSGALPPGYRQVDEPAELAMLGLRPQDLAPAGSTFKAEVFVQDSAAGPAYTVAFRGTAESADWIANAQQGVGMKSDHYDRAINIGRLVSEASDGPVAFTGHSLGGGLASAAAAATGRPATTFNAAGLSARTVGKYPAVAAPVTSYNVPGELLSAVQDNRALVLTGLQALAGAVHPSLGGLVGGWILGRELGDSPILPQAYGERRTLPLAPPAGKTTLQQMNPVDRHGMDWVTEGIKADQRDQGC from the coding sequence ATGGGCAAGCCGGCGGCGCGCGTTACCGACCTGCATGTCTGCCCGATGGTGACGGGCGTGGTGCCGCATGTCGGCGGGCCGATCCTGCCACCGGCGATGCCGACGGTGCTGACCGGATCACTGCCGCAGGCGCGGATGGGCGACATGTGCGTGTGCGTGGGGCCGGTCGATACCATCATCATGGGGTCGCCCACGGTTCTGGTCGGCGGCAAGATGGCGGCGCGCATCGGTGACCCGACCAGCCATGGCGGAGTCATCACCCTGGGCATGTTCACCGTGCTGATCGGCGAAGCCGCCGGCGGCGGCGGCGGGGGTGGCGGCGGTGCCAGTGCGGGCGGTGGTCCGGCCGGCGGCGCCGGCGGCGCGCTCGCGGCGATGGCGGCCGGTCTCGGTGCCGCCGGTGTGGCGCCGCCGGTGGTCGCACCGCCGAGCAGCGCGTGCATGGAACTGGCGGTCGCCAGCGATCGCGCCATGCTTGCCGAACACACCTACGGCCGCAGCGGGGCGCTGCCCCCCGGCTATCGCCAGGTCGACGAACCGGCCGAACTGGCCATGCTCGGTCTGCGGCCGCAGGACCTGGCGCCGGCTGGATCAACGTTCAAGGCGGAGGTGTTCGTCCAGGACAGCGCCGCTGGTCCGGCCTATACGGTGGCGTTCCGCGGCACTGCCGAATCGGCGGACTGGATCGCCAATGCCCAGCAGGGCGTCGGCATGAAGTCCGACCATTATGACCGCGCCATCAACATCGGCAGGCTGGTGTCCGAAGCCAGCGATGGCCCGGTCGCCTTCACCGGCCATTCGCTTGGTGGCGGATTGGCCAGTGCCGCGGCCGCTGCCACCGGCCGGCCGGCGACGACCTTCAATGCGGCGGGGTTGAGCGCGCGCACCGTCGGCAAATATCCGGCGGTGGCCGCGCCGGTGACGTCGTACAATGTCCCGGGCGAGCTCTTGTCGGCGGTGCAGGACAATCGCGCGCTGGTTCTGACGGGACTCCAGGCGCTTGCCGGGGCCGTGCACCCATCGCTGGGCGGCCTCGTCGGTGGCTGGATCCTGGGGCGCGAACTGGGCGACAGCCCGATCTTGCCGCAGGCCTATGGCGAGCGGCGGACGCTGCCGCTGGCGCCGCCGGCGGGCAAGACGACGCTGCAGCAGATGAACCCCGTCGATCGCCATGGCATGGACTGGGTGACCGAAGGCATCAAGGCGGACCAGCGGGACCAGGGATGCTGA